ACGCGGCGGGCGATCAAGCACGGGAGCTGGCTCCACGACTGCGGCAAGATCGGGGTGCCGGAGGCGATCCTCAATTGCCCCGGGAAGCTGTCCGCGGCGGATTTCGAGGTGGTCAAGAAGCATCCGGGGTGGGGCGCCGAAGTCGGGCGGCAGGCGAACCTGCCCGAGGAGGTCATCAACATCATCCTCTACCACCACGAACGGTTCGACGGCCGGGGGTACCCCACGGGCGTGAAGGGGACCGAAATCCCGCTCGAGGCGCGGATCGTCGCGGTAGCGGACGCCTTCGACGCCATGTCGACGGACCGCCCGTACGCCAAGGGGTACGATCGGGCGGAGGCGATGCGCGTGATGGGGGTACTCCGGGGAGCCGCCCTCGATCCGCAACTGGTCGACATCTTCCTGGCGGGCCTCACCCCATGATCGAATACGACACCGAAGAGCGGCGAATGGTCCTGAAGTTCGTCTACTACGGGCCCGCCCTCTCCGGAAAGACGACGAACCTGCTCCGGCTGCACGACCTGCTCGCGAAGGAAGGGCGGGGGGACCTGATGGTCCTC
This portion of the Deltaproteobacteria bacterium genome encodes:
- a CDS encoding GTPase, producing MIEYDTEERRMVLKFVYYGPALSGKTTNLLRLHDLLAKEGRGDLMVLDTKDDRTIFFDLLPFFLVAPSGLKIKVKVYTVPGQVQHDATRKAVL